One segment of Trichlorobacter ammonificans DNA contains the following:
- a CDS encoding STAS domain-containing protein, which yields MAIRLEGSDVFLVGDWNMEGVVRHIDSLSDVLQQVDDQGQKTLKVDCGQIKSVDFSGLQLLKVWLQCARFRGLEPKLVNLSEGLKRVMLVTGFAPAEAGLCLEDR from the coding sequence ATGGCTATTCGGCTTGAGGGCAGTGATGTGTTTCTGGTCGGCGATTGGAACATGGAAGGGGTGGTGCGCCATATCGATTCATTGTCAGACGTGCTGCAACAGGTTGACGATCAGGGGCAGAAGACCCTGAAGGTGGACTGCGGCCAGATCAAGAGCGTTGACTTCAGCGGTTTGCAGTTGCTGAAGGTGTGGCTGCAGTGCGCCCGCTTCCGGGGCCTGGAGCCGAAGCTGGTCAACCTCTCCGAAGGGTTGAAGCGGGTCATGCTGGTGACCGGTTTTGCACCGGCCGAAGCCGGCTTGTGTCTTGAGGACCGCTGA
- a CDS encoding DUF2156 domain-containing protein encodes MAVPLPLYPAVRPPEPEDGGLLRDHLFRLQPQVSELCFANLFLFRHAHHYTLSLLDDSVIVFGRDYDGTACFLPPLCGNRGAAARKLLDAGHQLYGADEAFLAEHLTGRGYSLVEDRDNDDYLYLKSDLATLSGARFRTKRNRIQHFTSRHRYVVEPFSSTHVTASLHLLDNWFRHHDNDGTRSLQPELAASREGLERAEELGLFGVVVRLDDGIAAFALGERLNDTTAVCLFEKADPAMDGASQLVNREFCRLLPPECSHVNREQDLGKPGLREAKRSYHPVAMVRKFRVFPRSPAS; translated from the coding sequence ATGGCCGTCCCACTACCCCTCTATCCTGCCGTCAGGCCTCCGGAACCGGAGGATGGCGGGCTGCTGCGGGATCACCTGTTCAGGTTGCAACCCCAGGTCTCCGAGCTGTGTTTCGCCAATCTCTTTCTGTTTCGCCACGCCCACCACTACACCCTGAGTCTGCTGGACGACAGTGTGATCGTGTTCGGTCGCGACTACGACGGCACTGCCTGCTTCCTTCCGCCGCTCTGCGGAAATCGGGGGGCTGCCGCCCGGAAACTGCTGGATGCCGGGCATCAGCTCTATGGTGCCGACGAGGCGTTTCTGGCGGAGCACCTGACGGGTCGAGGATATTCGCTGGTTGAGGACCGCGATAACGACGACTATCTCTACCTGAAGAGCGATCTGGCCACCCTGTCCGGCGCCCGCTTCCGCACCAAGCGCAACCGGATACAGCACTTCACCTCCCGTCACCGGTACGTTGTGGAGCCGTTTTCCTCGACTCATGTGACGGCATCGCTGCACCTGCTGGACAACTGGTTCCGTCACCATGACAACGACGGAACCCGCTCGCTGCAGCCGGAGCTGGCGGCAAGCCGGGAAGGGCTTGAACGGGCGGAAGAATTGGGGCTTTTCGGGGTTGTGGTACGTCTCGATGACGGGATCGCCGCCTTTGCCCTTGGCGAGCGTCTTAACGACACCACAGCGGTCTGTCTCTTTGAAAAGGCTGATCCGGCCATGGATGGCGCGTCGCAACTGGTGAACCGCGAATTCTGCCGTTTGCTCCCGCCCGAATGCAGCCACGTCAACCGGGAGCAGGACCTGGGAAAGCCGGGGCTGCGGGAGGCAAAGCGCTCCTACCATCCCGTTGCCATGGTTCGAAAATTTCGGGTGTTCCCCCGGAGTCCGGCTAGCTGA